In the genome of Xenopus laevis strain J_2021 chromosome 1S, Xenopus_laevis_v10.1, whole genome shotgun sequence, one region contains:
- the htr1a.S gene encoding 5-hydroxytryptamine receptor 1A-like, translating to MEALNNTTALASETANATELEEVALSYQIVTSLFLGTLILCAIFGNACVVAAIALERSLQTVANYLIGSLAVTDLMVSVLVLPMAAQNQVLNKWTLGQVTCDIFISLDVLCCTSSILHLCAIALDRYWAITDPIDYVNKRTPRRAAVLISITWIVGFSISIPPMLGWRTPEDRSDPNACRISEDPGYTIYSTFGAFYIPLILMLVLYGKIFKAARFRIRKTVKKAEKKKVADTCLSVSPAIAERKSNGEPNKNWKRSVEPKPSSCVNGAIRHGEEGAVLEIIEVHHYVNSKCHLQLPNHDHHLAVAPCKNDTATEAKRKVALARERKTVKTLGIIMGTFILCWLPFFIVALVLPFCETCHMPPLLFDVINWLGYSNSLLNPIIYAYFNKDFQSAFKKIIKCKFCRQ from the coding sequence ATGGAAGCTTTAAACAACACGACCGCTCTCGCTTCAGAGACGGCCAATGCCACCGAATTGGAGGAGGTCGCCCTGAGTTATCAGATCGTCACTTCTCTCTTTCTCGGGACGCTCATTCTCTGCGCGATTTTTGGCAACGCGTGTGTGGTCGCGGCCATCGCCTTGGAAAGGAGTTTGCAGACCGTGGCCAACTATCTCATAGGCTCCCTGGCTGTCACCGACCTGATGGTGTCGGTGCTGGTGTTGCCCATGGCTGCCCAAAACCAAGTACTGAACAAGTGGACTCTGGGGCAGGTAACGTGCGATATCTTTATCTCATTGGACGTGTTGTGTTGCACCTCGTCTATTTTGCACCTGTGCGCTATTGCGCTGGACCGTTACTGGGCGATCACCGACCCCATCGACTACGTGAATAAGCGAACTCCCCGGCGAGCCGCTGTGCTCATCAGTATAACGTGGATTGTAGGCTTCTCCATCTCCATACCCCCCATGCTCGGCTGGAGGACCCCAGAAGACAGGTCCGACCCCAACGCGTGCAGAATCAGCGAAGACCCCGGTTACACTATTTACTCCACTTTTGGGGCGTTTTACATCCCGCTGATCCTCATGCTGGTGCTGTACGGGAAGATATTCAAGGCAGCGCGCTTCAGGATCCGAAAAACTGTCAAGAAAGCGGAAAAAAAGAAAGTCGCTGACACTTGCTTGTCGGTGTCGCCGGCAATCGCCGAAAGGAAAAGCAACGGGGAACCCAACAAGAACTGGAAGAGGTCGGTGGAGCCCAAGCCCAGCAGCTGTGTCAATGGGGCAATAAGACACGGGGAGGAGGGGGCTGTGCTGGAAATTATTGAGGTGCACCATTATGTCAACTCTAAATGCCACCTGCAACTGCCAAACCATGATCACCACCTGGCAGTTGCCCCTTGCAAAAACGACACAGCGACTGAAGCAAAAAGGAAAGTGGCTCTGGCCAGGGAACGTAAAACAGTCAAGACCTTAGGTATAATAATGGGCACGTTCATCCTGTGCTGGTTGCCCTTCTTCATAGTTGCCCTTGTTTTGCCTTTCTGTGAAACCTGCCACATGCCACCCTTGTTGTTCGATGTCATCAACTGGCTGGGCTACTCCAACTCCCTGCTCAACCCCATCATCTATGCTTACTTTAATAAGGATTTCCAAAGTGCTTTTAAGAAAATCATCAAGTGCAAATTCTGTAGACAGTGA